One window of the Rhizorhabdus dicambivorans genome contains the following:
- a CDS encoding TonB family protein, giving the protein MQTLAIPIIAIRTVTPFFDYREAGNMISALLALALAAPQPIRPDEWIGPNDYPSDALRENRSGHTAFRLTISPSGRPIRCDVTASSGWEDIDQQSCRGMMKRARFKPILDGNGAPAYAVYRSSRSFWIPGEAPPRTPKPSRTDLLVTVEKMPKGRAQPADVDVAFTVDGNGAMADCTPYLTDTAGQTADAPRAMALFGAVACGELAKSYRPTPALDEGGRPVPSVQTARVSFVQAAE; this is encoded by the coding sequence TTGCAGACGCTGGCCATTCCGATCATAGCTATCCGGACAGTTACTCCATTCTTCGACTATCGGGAGGCGGGGAACATGATTTCAGCCTTGCTGGCGCTGGCCCTGGCGGCGCCCCAACCGATACGCCCCGACGAGTGGATCGGGCCGAACGATTATCCGAGCGACGCGCTGCGTGAAAATCGGTCGGGCCATACCGCGTTCCGCCTCACCATATCGCCCTCGGGCAGGCCCATCCGATGCGATGTCACCGCATCCAGCGGGTGGGAGGATATCGATCAACAGTCCTGTCGCGGTATGATGAAAAGGGCACGATTCAAACCGATTCTGGATGGCAACGGAGCTCCGGCCTATGCCGTCTATCGCAGCTCCCGCAGCTTCTGGATACCGGGAGAAGCACCCCCCAGGACGCCCAAGCCTTCGCGGACGGACCTGCTCGTCACGGTGGAGAAGATGCCGAAGGGACGGGCCCAGCCTGCGGACGTGGATGTTGCCTTCACCGTTGATGGCAACGGGGCGATGGCGGACTGCACGCCTTATCTGACGGATACGGCCGGGCAAACGGCGGATGCGCCGCGCGCCATGGCGCTGTTTGGTGCCGTGGCCTGCGGGGAACTGGCGAAATCATACCGGCCGACGCCCGCGCTGGACGAGGGCGGCCGGCCGGTTCCGTCGGTCCAGACTGCCCGAGTGAGTTTCGTGCAGGCAGCCGAATGA
- a CDS encoding glycine zipper 2TM domain-containing protein has product MRHPVLLPLLAGALLAAAAPAFAVNLPSAGTDKPRAAALPDDWLEDVETPAEVAKEDMREGDARRWEESQASAAGSAQAPVPGVDCPKPSGTTGAILGAVAGGILGNIIDGGRHRAIGTLAGAGGGALLGRSIEQKSGKCQ; this is encoded by the coding sequence ATGCGTCACCCGGTCCTGCTTCCCCTGCTCGCGGGCGCCCTGCTCGCCGCCGCCGCGCCCGCTTTCGCCGTCAACCTGCCGTCCGCCGGCACCGACAAGCCCCGCGCCGCCGCCCTGCCCGACGACTGGCTGGAGGATGTCGAGACCCCGGCCGAAGTCGCCAAGGAGGACATGCGCGAGGGCGATGCCCGCCGCTGGGAGGAGAGCCAGGCCAGCGCCGCCGGTTCGGCCCAGGCGCCCGTCCCCGGCGTCGACTGTCCCAAGCCGAGCGGCACGACCGGCGCGATCCTGGGCGCGGTGGCCGGCGGCATATTGGGCAACATCATCGACGGCGGCCGCCACCGCGCGATCGGCACCCTGGCCGGCGCCGGCGGCGGCGCCCTGCTCGGCCGCTCGATCGAGCAGAAATCGGGGAAGTGCCAATAG
- the tyrS gene encoding tyrosine--tRNA ligase codes for MTEYRSDLLRLLDERGYIHQITDAEGLDKLAAAGVMPGYIGFDPTAPSLHVGSLVQIMLLRRMQQAGHKPIVLMGGGTGKIGDPSFKDEARKLMTTEVIAGNVASIKRIFERFLTFGDGPTDAVMVDNADWLDKLEYIPFLREVGQHFSINRMLSFDSVKLRLEREQSLSFLEFNYMILQAYDFMELARRRGCRLQMGGSDQWGNIVNGIELSRRMLGQEVYGVTTPLITTADGGKMGKTMSGAVWLNEESLPAYDYWQFWRNTHDKDVGRFLRLFTDLPLDEIARLEALEGQEINQAKIVLANEATTMCRGAEAAAAAAETARRTFEEGAAGGDLPTLATGGSISLIDALVGLGFAGSKGEAKRKLAEGAVRIDGEAEKDDRMVMVGAANVKISLGKKKHGLLTR; via the coding sequence ATGACCGAATACAGATCCGACCTGCTACGCCTGCTCGACGAGCGGGGCTATATCCACCAGATTACCGATGCGGAGGGGCTGGACAAGCTCGCCGCCGCCGGGGTGATGCCGGGCTATATCGGCTTCGATCCGACCGCGCCCTCGCTCCATGTCGGCAGCCTGGTGCAGATCATGCTGCTGCGCCGGATGCAGCAGGCCGGGCACAAGCCGATTGTGCTGATGGGCGGCGGCACCGGCAAGATCGGCGATCCGAGCTTCAAGGACGAAGCCCGCAAGCTGATGACGACCGAAGTGATCGCGGGCAATGTCGCCTCGATCAAACGCATCTTTGAACGCTTCCTGACCTTCGGGGACGGCCCGACCGACGCGGTGATGGTCGACAATGCCGACTGGCTCGACAAGCTCGAATATATCCCCTTCCTCCGCGAGGTGGGCCAGCATTTCTCGATCAACCGGATGCTGAGCTTCGACTCGGTGAAGCTGCGCCTTGAGCGTGAGCAATCGCTGAGCTTCCTCGAGTTCAACTACATGATCCTCCAGGCCTACGACTTCATGGAGCTGGCGCGCCGCCGCGGCTGCCGGCTGCAGATGGGCGGATCGGACCAGTGGGGCAATATCGTCAACGGCATCGAGCTGTCGCGCCGCATGCTGGGCCAGGAAGTCTATGGCGTCACCACGCCACTGATCACCACCGCCGACGGCGGCAAGATGGGCAAGACCATGTCCGGCGCGGTGTGGCTCAACGAGGAGAGCCTGCCCGCCTACGACTATTGGCAATTCTGGCGAAACACCCACGACAAGGATGTCGGCCGCTTCCTGCGCCTGTTCACCGACCTGCCGCTCGACGAGATCGCCCGGCTGGAGGCGCTGGAGGGCCAGGAGATCAACCAGGCCAAGATCGTGCTCGCCAATGAGGCGACGACGATGTGCCGTGGCGCGGAGGCGGCGGCAGCCGCCGCCGAGACCGCGCGGCGGACCTTCGAGGAGGGTGCGGCCGGCGGCGACCTGCCGACGCTGGCGACCGGCGGCAGCATCTCCCTGATCGATGCGCTGGTCGGCCTGGGCTTTGCGGGGTCGAAGGGCGAGGCCAAGCGCAAGCTGGCGGAAGGCGCGGTACGGATCGACGGCGAGGCCGAGAAGGACGACCGCATGGTCATGGTCGGCGCCGCGAACGTGAAGATCAGCCTGGGCAAGAAGAAGCACGGGCTGCTGACCCGGTAG
- a CDS encoding IS110 family RNA-guided transposase, with protein MSTVTVVGLDLAKHVFQVHCIDTEGRVVLNRSLRRREVADFFRRLPPCRVGMEACGSAHHWGRTLISLGHDVKLMPPPYVKPYVRRQKNDAADAEAICEAVTRPSMRFVTVRSIENQAVLMRHKVRELIVAQRTQLLNALRGHLAEAGVIAAQGACNARALAALVAAGDDEVPTCVVQALLPLVEQLRHLDAAIAEADKAILEAARGSADARLLMSIPGIGSLTANAFVATLGPDGVGQFSGPREFAAFLGLVPRQRSSGGKERLGRITKMGNVYLRKLLVVGAHAVLHHHARHEDPLRLWARKLLATKPFKLVAVAIANKLARIAFALLSRQARYAA; from the coding sequence TTGTCGACTGTCACGGTTGTAGGCCTTGATCTGGCCAAGCATGTTTTCCAGGTTCACTGCATCGATACCGAGGGCCGGGTGGTGCTGAACCGCTCGCTCAGGCGGCGCGAGGTGGCGGACTTCTTCCGGCGCCTGCCGCCGTGCCGGGTGGGCATGGAGGCTTGCGGCTCGGCCCATCATTGGGGTCGCACGCTGATTTCGCTGGGGCACGACGTGAAGCTGATGCCCCCCCCTTATGTGAAGCCCTATGTCCGGCGCCAGAAGAACGATGCCGCCGATGCCGAAGCGATCTGCGAGGCGGTGACGCGGCCGTCGATGCGCTTCGTGACCGTCCGCTCGATCGAGAACCAGGCAGTGCTGATGCGCCACAAGGTGCGCGAGTTGATCGTCGCCCAACGGACCCAATTGCTCAATGCCCTGCGCGGCCATCTCGCCGAGGCCGGCGTCATTGCCGCGCAGGGGGCATGCAACGCCCGCGCCCTCGCGGCGCTCGTCGCGGCCGGCGACGACGAGGTGCCGACCTGTGTGGTTCAGGCGCTGCTGCCGCTGGTAGAGCAGCTCCGCCATCTTGATGCCGCCATCGCCGAAGCTGACAAGGCGATCCTCGAAGCCGCGCGTGGCAGCGCGGATGCACGGTTGCTGATGTCCATTCCCGGCATCGGCTCGCTTACCGCGAATGCGTTCGTCGCCACGCTGGGCCCCGATGGCGTGGGCCAGTTCTCGGGTCCCCGCGAGTTCGCCGCCTTCCTGGGCCTCGTCCCGCGCCAGCGATCCTCGGGGGGCAAGGAGCGGCTTGGCCGGATCACCAAGATGGGTAATGTCTATCTCAGGAAGCTGCTCGTCGTCGGCGCTCATGCCGTGCTCCACCATCATGCCCGGCACGAAGATCCGCTGCGGCTGTGGGCGAGGAAACTGCTCGCCACCAAGCCCTTCAAGCTCGTCGCGGTCGCCATCGCCAACAAGCTGGCGCGGATCGCCTTCGCCTTGCTCTCCCGGCAGGCGCGCTACGCCGCCTGA
- a CDS encoding GNAT family N-acetyltransferase yields the protein MIIRPETPLDHPAIARLTEVAFRGIEHSSQTEAAIVDALRDAGALTLSLVAETDQGIVGHAAFSPVRIDGAEGGWFGLGPVSVLPGCQRGGIGSALIGRGLDRLRQRGAGGCVVLGDPAYYRRFGFSSRHALRYGDVPPDYFQSLMLAGTPAAGEVSYHEGFEATASGR from the coding sequence ATGATCATTCGTCCGGAAACCCCGCTGGATCACCCGGCCATAGCGCGGCTGACCGAGGTAGCGTTCCGGGGCATCGAGCATAGCAGCCAGACCGAGGCGGCGATCGTCGATGCGTTGCGCGACGCGGGCGCGCTGACGCTGTCGCTGGTGGCGGAAACGGATCAGGGGATCGTCGGGCATGCCGCCTTTTCCCCGGTGCGGATCGACGGGGCCGAAGGCGGCTGGTTCGGGCTCGGGCCGGTGTCGGTGCTGCCGGGATGTCAGCGCGGCGGCATCGGCAGTGCGCTGATCGGGCGGGGCCTGGACCGGCTCCGGCAGCGGGGCGCGGGCGGCTGCGTGGTGCTGGGCGATCCGGCCTATTATCGGCGCTTCGGCTTCAGCAGCCGCCATGCGCTGCGCTATGGGGATGTGCCGCCCGACTATTTCCAGTCGCTGATGCTGGCCGGGACGCCGGCGGCGGGGGAGGTGTCCTATCATGAGGGGTTCGAGGCGACGGCTTCGGGAAGGTGA
- a CDS encoding vWA domain-containing protein, which produces MFLGFLDELRAGGINASLKEHLTLLEALDRDVIGWSTEEFYYLARATYVKDEGHLDRFDRVFSKVFRGVLAPAPEGHEIPEDWLKAIAEKYLSPEEMEEIKSLGDWDEIIETLKKRLEEQKGRHQGGNKWIGTGGTSPYGNSGYNPEGVRIGGESRNKRAIKVWEKREFRNLDNDVELGTRNIKVALRRLRRFAREGAADELDLDGTIDGTARRGFLDIHMRPERRNAVKLLLFLDIGGSMDPHIKLCEELFSAATAEFKHLEFFYFHNCVYEGVWKDNKRRFQERTPTWDVLHKYGHDYKLVLVGDAAMSPYEIVQPGGSVEHFNEEAGDVWLKRLTNVYSSAVWLNPTAEPYWMHSQSTRMIREIMDNRMFPLTLSGLEDAMRSLARKK; this is translated from the coding sequence ATGTTCCTCGGCTTCCTCGACGAGCTGCGCGCGGGCGGCATCAATGCCAGCCTGAAGGAGCATCTGACGCTGCTCGAAGCGCTCGACCGCGACGTGATTGGCTGGTCGACGGAGGAGTTCTACTATCTCGCCCGCGCCACCTATGTGAAGGACGAGGGGCATCTCGACCGCTTCGACCGGGTGTTCTCCAAGGTGTTCAGGGGCGTCCTCGCGCCAGCGCCGGAGGGGCATGAGATTCCCGAGGACTGGCTGAAGGCGATCGCCGAGAAGTACCTCAGCCCTGAGGAGATGGAGGAGATCAAGTCGCTGGGCGACTGGGACGAGATCATAGAGACGCTGAAGAAGCGTCTGGAGGAACAGAAGGGCCGGCACCAGGGCGGCAACAAGTGGATCGGCACCGGCGGCACCAGCCCCTATGGCAATTCGGGCTACAACCCCGAAGGCGTGCGGATCGGCGGCGAGAGCCGGAACAAGCGCGCGATCAAGGTGTGGGAGAAGCGCGAGTTCCGCAACCTCGACAATGACGTCGAGCTGGGCACCCGCAACATCAAGGTGGCGCTGCGCCGCCTCCGCCGCTTCGCCCGCGAGGGTGCCGCCGACGAACTGGACCTCGACGGCACGATCGACGGCACCGCCCGGCGCGGCTTCCTCGACATCCATATGCGGCCCGAGCGGCGCAATGCGGTCAAGCTGCTGCTGTTCCTCGACATCGGCGGATCGATGGACCCGCACATCAAGCTATGCGAGGAGCTGTTCTCGGCCGCGACCGCCGAGTTCAAGCATCTGGAGTTCTTCTACTTCCACAACTGCGTCTATGAAGGCGTATGGAAGGACAATAAGCGCCGCTTCCAGGAACGCACCCCGACCTGGGACGTGCTCCACAAATATGGCCATGACTATAAGCTCGTGCTGGTCGGCGACGCGGCAATGAGCCCCTATGAAATCGTCCAGCCCGGCGGCTCGGTCGAGCATTTCAACGAGGAGGCCGGCGACGTCTGGCTCAAGCGGCTGACCAATGTCTATTCCTCGGCGGTGTGGCTAAACCCGACCGCCGAACCCTATTGGATGCACAGCCAGTCGACCCGCATGATCCGCGAGATCATGGACAACCGCATGTTCCCCCTGACGCTGTCCGGCCTTGAGGACGCGATGCGAAGCCTGGCCAGGAAGAAGTAG
- a CDS encoding glycine zipper 2TM domain-containing protein, with the protein MRKFILAMALAATVAPVTATYADPPPWAPAHGRRDRDAARDWREYRRYDYNRPDTRYGRQYDASRYYRDGRYYRERRLSRNDRIYRGNDGRYYCRRSDGTTGLIIGAVAGGVLGNALDNGRSSTLGTILGAVAGGALGRSVERGEVRCR; encoded by the coding sequence ATGCGTAAGTTCATCCTCGCCATGGCCCTGGCCGCCACCGTCGCCCCGGTCACCGCGACCTATGCCGATCCGCCGCCCTGGGCCCCCGCCCATGGCCGCCGCGATCGCGATGCCGCGCGCGACTGGCGCGAATATCGCCGCTACGATTATAACCGTCCCGACACGCGCTATGGCCGCCAATATGACGCGTCGCGCTATTATCGCGACGGGCGCTATTACCGGGAGCGCCGCCTGAGCCGGAACGACCGCATCTATCGCGGCAATGACGGCCGCTATTATTGCCGCCGGTCGGACGGCACCACCGGCCTGATCATCGGCGCGGTCGCCGGCGGCGTTCTCGGCAACGCGCTCGACAATGGCCGCTCGTCGACCCTCGGCACCATCCTCGGCGCCGTTGCCGGCGGCGCCCTCGGCCGCTCGGTCGAGCGCGGCGAGGTTCGCTGCCGCTGA
- a CDS encoding response regulator has translation MEQFRILIIDDSLVIRGMMTNILSADREILVIGAASSAEQALLMLKDNPADAVTLDMEMPGVTGLQLLPILHRLDIPAVLISGHASEGSDLCGSALVMGAYGCFNKADAVREPATLIALVKAAARHKATIGKANAAAMHRVQDNADRAADRMGLRREWHAAHNEPPHGAR, from the coding sequence ATGGAACAGTTTCGGATCCTGATCATCGATGACTCCCTCGTCATCCGCGGGATGATGACCAATATATTGAGCGCCGACCGCGAGATTTTGGTCATTGGCGCCGCGTCCAGCGCCGAGCAGGCCCTGCTGATGCTGAAGGACAACCCCGCCGATGCGGTGACGCTGGACATGGAAATGCCGGGGGTCACCGGCTTGCAACTGCTTCCGATCCTGCACCGGCTGGATATTCCCGCCGTCCTCATCTCCGGCCATGCCTCCGAAGGGTCGGATCTGTGCGGATCGGCGTTGGTGATGGGCGCCTATGGCTGCTTCAACAAGGCGGACGCGGTGCGCGAACCGGCAACGCTGATCGCGCTGGTGAAGGCCGCCGCGCGCCACAAGGCGACGATCGGCAAGGCCAACGCCGCCGCCATGCATCGCGTGCAGGACAATGCCGATCGCGCGGCCGACCGGATGGGCCTGCGCAGGGAATGGCATGCCGCCCATAACGAGCCGCCGCACGGCGCCCGTTGA
- a CDS encoding ribonucleotide-diphosphate reductase subunit beta — MPLLQASRTYKPFEYPWAFEYWKRQQQLHWLPEEVPLGEDCRDWAQKLTDHERNLLTQIFRFFTQADVEVQDCYHDKYGRVFKPTEIKMMLTAFSNMETVHIAAYSHLLDTIGMPETEYSAFMQYKEMKDKHDYLATFGVDSDEDIARTLAMFGGFTEGLQLFASFAMLMNFPRFNKMKGMGQIVTWSVRDETLHCEGIIRLFHAFVKERDCLTNAVKEDILDMCQKTVRIEDAFIDLVFEMGPVNGMTPKDIKKYVRYIADWRLGQLGLKPIFMIEEHPLPWLAPLLNGVEHANFFETRATEYSKGATKGQWSDVWTAFDNRMSAKKAAAANEDGAEANLFGAAGVAAE; from the coding sequence ATGCCGCTTCTTCAGGCCAGCCGCACCTACAAGCCCTTCGAATATCCCTGGGCCTTCGAATATTGGAAGCGCCAGCAGCAGCTCCACTGGCTGCCCGAAGAGGTGCCGCTGGGCGAGGATTGCCGCGATTGGGCGCAGAAGCTGACCGATCATGAGCGCAACCTGCTGACGCAGATCTTCCGCTTCTTCACCCAGGCCGATGTCGAGGTGCAGGATTGCTACCACGACAAATATGGCCGCGTGTTCAAGCCGACCGAGATCAAGATGATGCTGACCGCCTTCTCCAATATGGAGACGGTCCACATCGCCGCCTACAGCCATCTGCTCGACACGATCGGCATGCCCGAGACCGAGTACAGCGCCTTCATGCAGTATAAGGAGATGAAGGATAAGCACGACTATCTCGCCACCTTCGGCGTGGATAGCGATGAGGATATCGCCCGCACCCTGGCGATGTTCGGCGGCTTTACCGAGGGGCTCCAGCTCTTCGCCTCCTTCGCGATGCTGATGAACTTCCCGCGCTTCAACAAGATGAAGGGCATGGGCCAGATCGTCACCTGGTCGGTGCGCGACGAGACCTTGCACTGCGAGGGCATCATCCGCCTGTTCCACGCCTTCGTGAAGGAGCGGGACTGCCTGACCAACGCGGTCAAGGAGGACATCCTCGACATGTGCCAGAAGACGGTGCGGATCGAGGACGCCTTCATCGATCTGGTGTTTGAGATGGGCCCGGTCAACGGCATGACGCCGAAGGACATCAAGAAGTACGTCCGCTACATCGCCGACTGGCGCCTCGGCCAGCTCGGCCTCAAGCCGATCTTCATGATCGAGGAGCACCCGCTCCCCTGGCTCGCCCCGCTGCTCAACGGCGTCGAACACGCCAACTTCTTCGAGACCCGCGCGACCGAATATTCGAAGGGCGCGACCAAGGGCCAGTGGAGCGACGTCTGGACCGCCTTCGACAACCGCATGAGCGCCAAGAAGGCGGCGGCGGCGAACGAGGATGGCGCGGAAGCGAACCTGTTCGGTGCTGCGGGGGTGGCGGCGGAGTAA
- a CDS encoding glycine zipper 2TM domain-containing protein: MRKYMIAAGVAALAMGTTAQAATVCKQDNTGRTVATIAGAGIGAILGRVIDGGRHKEVGTIGGAIAGGIAGNQLAKDDRPRCDVAYGYYDESGRWHANRIDASSARGYYDRNNNWVEGPPNGYYDRNNNWVSFNGESQYSGYRDRDGRWVPIGVTGYYAADGQWVQASAPGYYDTRGRWVAGPVYGSYDANGRWIPGSASGGTPTGYWEARRVAGYYDANGRWVRGEVVGYYDARGRWVTTGAVDRPQNVAYGRNLDVDTRQARIAERIDRQRERGLISSSEARRARNELASIRRDESRMRASGGRFTANEESVIQQRLDRLTQQLRADREDGDRYPG; this comes from the coding sequence ATGCGCAAGTACATGATCGCGGCGGGCGTCGCGGCGCTCGCCATGGGCACCACCGCCCAGGCCGCCACCGTCTGCAAGCAGGACAATACCGGCCGCACCGTCGCCACCATCGCGGGCGCCGGCATCGGCGCCATCCTGGGCCGCGTGATCGACGGCGGCCGGCACAAGGAGGTCGGCACGATCGGCGGCGCCATCGCCGGCGGCATCGCCGGCAACCAGCTGGCCAAGGATGACCGCCCGCGTTGCGACGTCGCCTATGGCTATTATGACGAAAGCGGCCGCTGGCACGCCAACCGGATCGATGCCAGCAGCGCGCGCGGCTATTACGACCGCAACAACAACTGGGTCGAAGGGCCGCCCAACGGCTATTATGACCGCAACAACAACTGGGTCTCGTTCAACGGCGAATCCCAATATTCGGGCTATCGCGACCGCGACGGCCGCTGGGTGCCGATCGGCGTGACCGGCTATTACGCCGCCGACGGGCAGTGGGTGCAGGCCAGCGCGCCGGGCTATTACGACACGCGCGGCCGGTGGGTCGCGGGCCCGGTCTATGGCAGCTACGACGCCAATGGCCGCTGGATTCCGGGCAGCGCCAGCGGCGGCACCCCGACCGGCTATTGGGAGGCGCGCCGCGTCGCCGGCTATTATGACGCCAATGGCCGCTGGGTGCGCGGCGAGGTGGTCGGCTATTATGACGCGCGCGGCCGCTGGGTGACCACCGGCGCGGTCGATCGGCCGCAGAATGTCGCCTATGGCCGCAATCTCGACGTCGACACCCGCCAGGCGCGGATCGCCGAGCGGATCGACCGCCAGCGCGAACGCGGCCTGATCAGCAGCTCCGAAGCCCGCCGGGCGCGGAACGAGCTCGCCTCGATCCGCCGCGACGAGAGCCGCATGCGCGCCTCGGGCGGCCGCTTTACCGCCAATGAGGAGTCGGTGATCCAGCAGCGGCTCGACCGGCTGACGCAGCAGCTGCGCGCCGACCGGGAAGATGGGGACCGCTACCCCGGCTGA
- a CDS encoding MFS transporter — MADTIQPPSTRRILLASLTGTSVEFYDFYIFATAASLVFGPLFFGGFAPSAQLIWAYTLLGLAFLSRPLGAWAFGHFGDRIGRKSTLVASLMVMGLSTLLIAFLPSYETAGWVGAFLLAVLRFGQGFGLGGEWGGAALLAVENAPPNMKGRYGMFPQLGAPVGFIAANGLFLILGMAMTQQQFMDWGWRLPFLGSAVLVGVGLWVRLKLTETAAFREAMAHAEPAKVPIAELFRAHLVPTVAGTFAAVACFATYYLATAFALGYGTKTLGVPKETFLGIQLVTILFMAGGILLAGWWSDIRSPRYVLIAGCIGTIVTGVLMGPMFLTGQLSLIAVWLALALFMMGFVYGPLGAFLPSLFPPRVRYTGASMTFNIAGILGAAPVPAVAQYLSDHGGLGYVGYYLSGSAILSLAALWWTRHHDAKVA; from the coding sequence ATGGCCGACACCATCCAGCCACCGTCGACGCGGCGCATATTGCTCGCCAGCCTCACCGGCACGTCGGTCGAGTTCTACGATTTCTACATCTTCGCGACCGCCGCGAGCCTGGTGTTCGGCCCGCTCTTCTTCGGCGGCTTCGCGCCCTCCGCGCAGCTGATCTGGGCCTATACGCTGCTCGGCCTCGCCTTCCTCTCGCGCCCGCTCGGCGCCTGGGCCTTCGGCCATTTCGGGGACCGGATCGGCCGCAAGTCCACCCTTGTCGCGTCGCTGATGGTGATGGGCCTGTCGACCCTGCTGATCGCCTTCCTCCCCTCCTATGAGACGGCGGGCTGGGTTGGCGCCTTCCTGCTCGCGGTGCTGCGCTTCGGGCAGGGCTTCGGCCTCGGCGGCGAATGGGGCGGCGCGGCGCTGCTCGCGGTCGAGAACGCCCCGCCGAACATGAAGGGCCGCTACGGCATGTTCCCCCAGCTGGGCGCGCCGGTCGGCTTCATCGCGGCGAATGGCCTGTTCCTGATCCTCGGCATGGCCATGACCCAGCAGCAGTTCATGGACTGGGGCTGGCGGCTGCCTTTCCTCGGCTCGGCGGTGCTGGTCGGGGTCGGCCTGTGGGTGCGGCTCAAGCTCACCGAGACGGCGGCCTTCCGCGAGGCGATGGCCCATGCCGAGCCCGCCAAGGTGCCGATCGCCGAGCTGTTCCGCGCGCATCTCGTCCCCACCGTCGCGGGCACCTTCGCCGCGGTCGCCTGCTTCGCGACCTATTATCTCGCGACCGCCTTCGCGCTCGGCTACGGCACCAAGACGCTGGGCGTGCCCAAGGAGACCTTCCTCGGTATCCAGCTCGTCACCATATTGTTCATGGCCGGCGGCATTCTGCTGGCGGGCTGGTGGTCCGACATCCGCAGCCCCCGCTATGTGTTGATCGCGGGCTGCATCGGCACCATCGTCACCGGCGTGCTGATGGGCCCGATGTTCCTCACCGGCCAGCTCAGCCTGATCGCGGTGTGGCTGGCGCTGGCGCTGTTCATGATGGGCTTCGTCTACGGCCCGCTCGGCGCCTTCCTGCCCTCGCTCTTCCCGCCGCGCGTGCGCTACACCGGCGCGTCGATGACCTTCAACATCGCCGGCATCCTCGGCGCGGCGCCGGTGCCGGCCGTTGCGCAATATCTCTCCGATCATGGCGGCCTCGGCTATGTCGGCTATTATCTCAGCGGTTCCGCGATCCTCAGCCTCGCCGCGCTCTGGTGGACCCGCCACCATGACGCTAAGGTGGCCTGA
- a CDS encoding anhydro-N-acetylmuramic acid kinase, with translation MLAVGLMSGTSLDGIDAALIETDGAGHIRPIAFRSDPYSAQARDQLREAAALALSFDRPRASPKVVEAERMLTNRHILAVRQLLSVANVDPAEVDVIGFHGQTIAHRPDRGWTWQIGDGAAMAQALGIRVVNDLRSADVAAGGQGAPLLPVYHRALTAGMARPVAVLNLGGVANVTWLGAGEGDLIAFDTGPANGLIDDWMLAETGSPYDANGAFAARGNVDRTVLDTMLDNPWFDAPPPKSLDRADFTCLPARGLSAADGAATLTAFTAETVALALRHLPERPTRLIVAGGGRHNPTLMRMIAEATGLAAEPIEALGWNGDATEAEGFAYMAVRAVRGEPISFPGTTGVPAPMTGGVLNNP, from the coding sequence ATGCTTGCCGTCGGCCTGATGTCGGGCACCTCGCTCGACGGCATCGACGCCGCCCTGATCGAGACCGACGGCGCCGGCCATATCCGGCCGATCGCCTTCCGCTCCGATCCCTATAGTGCGCAGGCGCGCGACCAGCTGCGCGAGGCGGCGGCGCTGGCGCTGAGCTTCGATCGGCCGCGCGCGAGCCCCAAGGTGGTCGAGGCGGAGCGGATGCTCACCAACCGCCATATCCTCGCGGTGCGGCAGCTGCTGTCGGTGGCCAATGTCGATCCGGCGGAGGTCGACGTGATCGGCTTCCACGGCCAGACCATCGCCCACCGGCCCGATCGCGGGTGGACCTGGCAGATCGGTGATGGCGCAGCGATGGCGCAGGCGCTTGGCATAAGGGTGGTCAACGACCTGCGATCGGCCGATGTCGCGGCGGGCGGACAGGGCGCGCCGCTGCTCCCGGTCTACCATCGCGCGCTGACGGCGGGGATGGCGCGGCCGGTCGCGGTGCTGAACCTCGGCGGGGTAGCGAACGTCACCTGGCTCGGCGCGGGCGAGGGCGACCTGATCGCCTTCGACACCGGCCCGGCCAACGGCCTGATCGACGACTGGATGCTGGCCGAGACCGGATCGCCCTATGACGCGAACGGCGCCTTCGCCGCGCGGGGGAACGTGGATCGGACGGTGCTCGATACGATGCTCGACAATCCGTGGTTCGACGCGCCGCCGCCCAAGTCGCTCGACCGCGCCGACTTCACTTGCCTGCCCGCGCGTGGGCTGTCGGCGGCGGACGGTGCGGCGACCCTCACCGCCTTCACCGCCGAGACGGTGGCGCTGGCGCTGCGCCACCTGCCGGAGCGGCCGACCCGGCTGATCGTCGCGGGCGGGGGGCGGCACAATCCGACGCTGATGCGCATGATCGCCGAGGCGACCGGCCTCGCCGCCGAGCCGATCGAGGCGCTCGGCTGGAATGGCGACGCGACCGAGGCCGAGGGCTTCGCCTATATGGCGGTGCGCGCGGTGCGCGGCGAGCCGATCAGCTTTCCCGGGACGACCGGGGTACCGGCGCCGATGACGGGCGGGGTGCTCAACAATCCTTAG